In the genome of Arthrobacter sp. PAMC25284, the window CCAGTACGACTCCGCCGCCAAGACCGTTACCCTGGCCCCGAACGAAAAATGGTGGGGTACCAAGCCGGTCCTGGATAAGGTCATCTTCCGTCAGCTGGAAAGCAGCGCCGCGATCGCAGCGTTCAAGAACGGTGAAATTGACGGCGTCAGCGCCAACACGATCACCCCGTACAAGCAGCTGGACGGCACCAAGAACTCCGAGGTGCGCCGCGGCCAGCGGCTCTTCGCCGGCGGCCTGAACATCAACGCCCAGAAGGCTCCGCTGACCGACGTCGCCATCCGCAAGGCAATCTTCACCGCCGTCGACCGTGAGGCCCTGCGCAACGTCCGTTTCAACGGCCTGAACTGGGAAGAAACCAGCTCCGGATCGATGATGCTGCTGCCGTTCTCCAAGTACTACCAGGACAACTACCCCGTCACCGAGACCGGAGCGGACGCTGCCAAAAAGGTCCTCACCGACGCAGGCTACGCGCCGAACGCGGCCGGCTTTATGGAAAAGGACGGCGTTCCGGCGGCCTTCTCGATCACCAACTTCGGTGACGATCCCACCACCCTGGCCTTCACCCAGACGCTGCAGAAGCAGCTTCAGGCCGGCGGTATGGACGTTGGAATCGACCAGCGCGCCTCGGCCGACTTCGGCAAGGTCCTGGGCGGCCGCGACTTCTTCCTGAGCGTCTCCGGCTACACCGTCGGACCGGACGCCACCGAGGCCGTGAAGCAGTTCTATGACTCCACCACCAACGAGAACGAGCTCGGCGACGCGGAGCTCGACGCAGAAATCAAGAAGCTCACCACGATTTCCGACGACGCCGAACGCAACAAGGCGGCCATGGACGTCGAAAAGAAGCACATGGCTAAGTACTTCTCGATGGGCGTCGTGATGAACGGCCCGCAGATCTCCTTCGTCCGCACCGGTCTGGCCAACTACGGCCCGTCGCTGTTCAAGAGCCTGTCCCAGGTTCCGGACTGGACCACCCTCGGGTGGGAAAAGAAGTAACGCCTCCCGCCAAACGGCAGAAGGCCGGCTCCCCCGTACCGTGGGGGTGCCGGCCTTTGCCGTCCCCAGCGACGCGTCCCCACCTTTCGCGGGTTTCCCCCGGACCCTTCCCCACGTTTTGAAGTGTTGAGGGCGGTGCCCCCTCACATCCGGTGCGGAAGCGTTCAGGAAATAGCTGCAGGATGTGGGGAAGGATCGGTTCAAACCCTGCAGGATGTGGGGAAGGATCGGCTTTAGCCCTGCAGGATGTGGGGGAGGGTCG includes:
- a CDS encoding ABC transporter family substrate-binding protein translates to MKNLTRIGGVTAAVAALTLTACGGGGAASGPEAGKGQDAGSDLAQLVSINAKDAKDLEPGGTVTLPLGNIGPNFNGFSNDGNSADNTALHRPIDGAGTWGCWTYDFDGTASVNKDFCEEFTSDVKDGKQTITIKVNDKASYNDGTPIDVKTFENTWNMLKGENPDIDIVSSGAYEFVDSVKAGANDKEVVVTTSQPVYPLDALFTGLVHPKVNTPELFNTGFTGDMHPEWMAGPFKLDQYDSAAKTVTLAPNEKWWGTKPVLDKVIFRQLESSAAIAAFKNGEIDGVSANTITPYKQLDGTKNSEVRRGQRLFAGGLNINAQKAPLTDVAIRKAIFTAVDREALRNVRFNGLNWEETSSGSMMLLPFSKYYQDNYPVTETGADAAKKVLTDAGYAPNAAGFMEKDGVPAAFSITNFGDDPTTLAFTQTLQKQLQAGGMDVGIDQRASADFGKVLGGRDFFLSVSGYTVGPDATEAVKQFYDSTTNENELGDAELDAEIKKLTTISDDAERNKAAMDVEKKHMAKYFSMGVVMNGPQISFVRTGLANYGPSLFKSLSQVPDWTTLGWEKK